In Beijerinckiaceae bacterium, the sequence GAAACAGCGCCCCCGTCCTCGAGAGGAGAATATCGTCGATCGCCGCTTTCTCGGGATGATGGTGCTGACCGGGGTGCTGACTGCCGGCGTGTCATTCGGATCCTACGCTTACGGCCTAAGGTTTGAGACGGTCGACACGGCGCGCACCTACGCCTTCGCCGCGCTCGTCTTTGCCGAACTCCTCCGCGCGTTCGGCGCGCGGAGCGACACTCGTTCCATTTGGCGCATGAACATTGGTACAAATCTCACCTTGCTTGCCGTCGTCGGTCTGTCGATTTCCATCCAGGTTTGGAGCCAACATAATGATCTGCTCGCGGCATTTTTCAAAACAACGCGCGTGCCTTTCCGGGACTGCCTCATCATCCTTGCTGTTTCCGCCACACCTTTGATTATTCTCGAAATCCTCAAATTGGTTTCGGGTCGCGCCGCTGGCGGCCAACAAGAAATGCCCTCCATTGAGGGAGGCACCAAGACAAGCCAGTTCCCAACTGCGCTAGCTCTCCAAAGCACCCGCACGCGCGGCTCAGGGTGGCGCACGGCGGTTGTGACATTTATCGTCGTTATGCTCGCGTTCGGGGGCGGCTGGATCCTGTCCTCGCTGTATCGGGACACACCAATCCAGTACCGCACCCAGTCACTCGAACGCGGCGCACTCGTCCGCAGCGTGGACGCGAACGGCGTTCTGGTGGCCGCCGCGACGGTCCCGGTCAGCGCCCGCAGGACAGGCACGATCCAGTCGCTTTCCTGCGACGTCACTATGCAAGTGAAGGCTGGCCAGCTCTGCGGGAAACTCGATCCGCGTGCCCTTCAGGACGCCCTCGATCGGGCCAAGGCGGAACTCTCGGCGGCAAAAGCCACGCTCGCGACGGACACGGTCGCTCTCGACGCCGCGAAGGCCGCCGTCGCGCGCGACGAGAAGCTGCCAAAGCGGCGGGCCCACAAGGCACTCGCTCAATCGCGCGAGGCTTTGACGCGAGCCCAGTCGCAGGTGAAGCGTGACGCGGCGGCGCTCGCCGCGCGTCAGGCCGCGCTCCGTGCCGCCGAGATCGCTCTGGGTTCGACCGATCTTGTTTCACCGATCGAGGGAACCATCGTCTCGCGCAGCGTCGAAGTCGGCCAGAAAGCGACCCCCTCGGATCGGCTGTTTCTGGTTGCGGATCTGTCAACTCTGCAGCTCATGGCCAAGGTCAACGAGAAGGACATCGGCGCGCTCAAGCCCGGCCAGACAGCGCGTTTTACCGTCGAGGGGTTTGCGGACCGCGGCTTTGCCGGAGAAGTGACCCAGATTGATCCTGCGCCGCCGACATCCGAACCCGCCGCCGATTATAATGTCGCGATCCATGCGCCCAACCCCGAACTTTTGCTGAAACCCGGCATGACGGCAAGGATCGAGATCGAGCTTGCGCGGCGCGAAGATGTTTTCCATGTGCCCCATCAGGCGCTGCGCTATGCGCTGCTATCGGCGGCCGAAAGCGGCGCCGGCGCGCCCAAGGAAGGCTGGTCGCCGCTGTTGATCCTGCGCGCCGGAAAGCCGATGGCGATCCTGGTCAAGCCGGGTCTCGACGATGGAACCGCGACGGAAATCATCGCGGGCGATCTCCGCCCGGGCGATGAGCTGATCCTCGGCGAAAGCAAGGACGTTCCAGGCGAGCAACAGCCTTGAAGGGGTGTGGTGGGTGTAACCTGCCTCGGTGGGGCAGCGTCGAACGCAGACTTGGATTTTATCTTCAGGCATCGACATGCTTGAAGACGATGCTGGCGTTGGTTCCGCCGAAGCCGAACGAGTTCGACAGGACGGTCCGCAGGTTCATGTCGTCGCGGCGCTTGCGGACGATGTCCATGTCGGCGAAGGCGGGATCGAGCTCCTCGATATTGGCGCTCTCGCAGATGAAGCCGCTTTGCATCATCAACAGGCAATAGATCGCTTCCTGCACGCCGGTCGCGCCAAGCGAATGGCCGGTCAGCGATTTGGTCGCCGAAATCGGCGGCGAGTTTTCGCCCGCCCCAAACACCGTCCGGATCGCCTCGATCTCCTTCAGATCGCCGATCCCCGTCGAGGTCGCATGCGGATTGATGTAATCGATCGGCGTCGTGACGTTGGCCAGCGCCATCCGCATGCAGCGCACCGCGCCCTCCCCCGACGGCGCCACCATGTCGTAGCCATCCGAGCTCAGGCCATAGCCGACGATCTCGGCATAAATCTTCGCGCCGCGCGCGCGGGCGTGCTCATAATCCTCCAGCACCAGAACCCCGGCGCCGCCGGCGATCACGAAGCCGTCGCGGTCCTTGTCGTAGGCGCGCGAGGCGACGGCCGGACGATCGTTGAAGGACGACGACATCGCCCCCATCGCGTCGAACAGGACCGACATGGTCCAATCGAGTTCCTCGCAGCCGCCCGCGAACATGATGTCCTGCTTGCCATATTGGATCATTTCATAGGCGTTGCCGATGCAATGATTGGAGGTCGCGCAGGCCGACGAGATCGAATAATTGACGCCCTTGATCTTGAACCAGGTGGCGAGCGTCGCCGAGGCCGTCGAGGACATCGCCTTGGGCACCGCGAAGGGACCGATCTTCTTGGCCCCCTTGCTGCGCGCGGTGTCGGCCGCCTCGACAAGGGTCCGCGTCGAAGGCCCGCCCGAGCCCATGATGATGCCGGTGCGCTCATCGGAGATTTCGGCCGGCGTCAGCCCGGCGTCCAGGATCGCCTGATCCATCGCGACATGGTTCCAGGCGGTGCCGCCGGCATGAAACCGCATGGCGCGCCGATCGATCATGCTTTCCGGATTGAGCGTCGGCGCCCCATGGACCTGGCTGCGAAACCCAAGCTCGACATATTTCTCGGCCTTCACAATCCCCGACTTCGCCTCCCGCAACGAGGCCAGCACCTCTTGGCTATTGTTCCCAATCGCCGACACAATCCCCATCCCGGTGACGACAACCCGTCTCATACCTCAAACTCCCAAACTCTTCGCGGAACCGATGACGATTTCAGTGGGCGCCCGTTGGCGGGGCCCGGCTCGGCGCCACCTTTCGCATCAGGGGAACCATCGCCGCCGCAACCAAGAAACAAAAGGCGATGATGAGAAATGCATCGGCGTAGGTCTGGACCTGGGCTTCGCGCCAGGTCAAGAGCCAAAGCCGCTTCACCGCCGCCGCCTGCGCATGGAAGGCATCTCCATTGAAGGCGAGAGCATTTCTCTGACTCGTCCCTTGCAGCATTTTCGCCATCGCCATGTTGGTACCGCGGAGATGTTCTGCAAGGCGCAGGAAATGCAGATTGGTCCGATCGTTCAGAATTGTGCTGCAACCCGCGATCCCAATTGCGCCGCCGAGATTACGCATCAGGTTGAATAGGCCTGACCCTAGCTTCAACCTCGACGGCGGCAATCCACCAAGCGTCAATGTTACCGTAGGCGCGATTGCAAATTGTTGTGCGAATCCACGGAGCGCCTGAGGCAACAGCAGTTCACGCCAGCCCCAATCATGGGTGATCGGCGTGAACAGCCACATTCCAAGCCCGAAGCAGGCGAGGCCGAACATCATTAACCACCGCAGATCGAAAAATTTGGTGGCGATAGCGTAAACCGGAATAGCGCAGAGCTGAGCCAGACCGGTTGAGAATATTGCAAAGCCAATTTGGAGCGCATCGAATCCCCTGATCCGGGCAAGGAAAAGAGGCGTAAGGTAGACAGTCGAAAACAGGCCGATGCCGGTGACAAAGGAAAAGAAGCAGCCGAGCGAAAAATTGCGGCTGCCGAGCGCGTGCAGATCGACGACAGGATTGGGCGCAGTCAAGCCGCGCCAGAGAAAGCCTAATCCGCTCAAAGCCGAAATGACTGTGCAAATGCGGATCGATTCATCGCCGAACCAATCCCAGCGGGGGCCTTCTTCCAGCACATATTCAAGGCAGCCCAGAAATGCGGCCATCATGACTATGCCTGGATAATCGACGCGCTTCAGCAAAGACAGATCAGGTTTGTCTATCCGCACAAGGAGCGGCACGACGATCGCGATAAAGGTGCCGGGAATGAGGTTGATAAAGAACAGCCAGCGCCAGGAATATTGGTCGGTGATCAAACCGCCGATCGTCGGGCCCAAGGTCGGCGCAAGCGAGGCTAGGGCGCCGATTGTCGCCGCCGCGATAACGACGCGCTGCCCTTCAAAAAAAGCGAAGGCGGTCGTAAACACGGTCGGGATCATCGAACCGCCGAGAAATCCTTGCAGCGCGCGGAAAATGATCATGCTCTCCAGATCCCACGCCCATCCGCAGAGCAGACTGGTCAGCGTGAAACCTGCGGCCGAAGCCGCAAACAGCCAACGCGTGGACATGACTCGGGCCAGAAAACCAGAAAGCGGAATGACAATGATCTCAGCGATGAGATAGCTCGTTTGAACCCACGAGACCTCGTCTGGACCAGCTGACAGGCCGCCGGCTATTTCCTTTAACGACGAACTCACGATTTGAACATCGAGCAAGGCGATAAAGAAGCCAACGCACATCACCGCGAAGGCGAAGACTTTCGAGGCCTCGGAAAGCGCGGGCAGCCCTGGAGCCGGCCCGGCGTCCATCGTCGCGTTGACGTTCATTTCCGCGACTCCTCCGGGGCACGAAGGTCGACCTTCGCGGTCACGGAAAGGCCAGGTCGCAAGCGCCCCAGCACGGATCCTTCTCCGTCGAGCCTGATCCGCACGGGCACGCGCTGGACAATCTTGGTGAAGTTGCCGGTCGCGTTTTCCGGCGGCAGAATGCTGAATTGGGCGCCGGTGGCCGGAGCCAGGCTTTCGACATGGCCCACGAATGTCTCATCCGGCAATATGTCGGCAAACACCCTGACTTTTTGTCCGGGGTTCATCTGGGCGATCTGGCTTTCCTTGAAATTTGCGTCGACCCAAAGGCCCTGCGCCGGGACAATCGCCAGGAGCTGCGTGCCCGTAGCCGC encodes:
- a CDS encoding beta-ketoacyl-[acyl-carrier-protein] synthase I, with product MRRVVVTGMGIVSAIGNNSQEVLASLREAKSGIVKAEKYVELGFRSQVHGAPTLNPESMIDRRAMRFHAGGTAWNHVAMDQAILDAGLTPAEISDERTGIIMGSGGPSTRTLVEAADTARSKGAKKIGPFAVPKAMSSTASATLATWFKIKGVNYSISSACATSNHCIGNAYEMIQYGKQDIMFAGGCEELDWTMSVLFDAMGAMSSSFNDRPAVASRAYDKDRDGFVIAGGAGVLVLEDYEHARARGAKIYAEIVGYGLSSDGYDMVAPSGEGAVRCMRMALANVTTPIDYINPHATSTGIGDLKEIEAIRTVFGAGENSPPISATKSLTGHSLGATGVQEAIYCLLMMQSGFICESANIEELDPAFADMDIVRKRRDDMNLRTVLSNSFGFGGTNASIVFKHVDA
- a CDS encoding EmrB/QacA family drug resistance transporter, with amino-acid sequence MNVNATMDAGPAPGLPALSEASKVFAFAVMCVGFFIALLDVQIVSSSLKEIAGGLSAGPDEVSWVQTSYLIAEIIVIPLSGFLARVMSTRWLFAASAAGFTLTSLLCGWAWDLESMIIFRALQGFLGGSMIPTVFTTAFAFFEGQRVVIAAATIGALASLAPTLGPTIGGLITDQYSWRWLFFINLIPGTFIAIVVPLLVRIDKPDLSLLKRVDYPGIVMMAAFLGCLEYVLEEGPRWDWFGDESIRICTVISALSGLGFLWRGLTAPNPVVDLHALGSRNFSLGCFFSFVTGIGLFSTVYLTPLFLARIRGFDALQIGFAIFSTGLAQLCAIPVYAIATKFFDLRWLMMFGLACFGLGMWLFTPITHDWGWRELLLPQALRGFAQQFAIAPTVTLTLGGLPPSRLKLGSGLFNLMRNLGGAIGIAGCSTILNDRTNLHFLRLAEHLRGTNMAMAKMLQGTSQRNALAFNGDAFHAQAAAVKRLWLLTWREAQVQTYADAFLIIAFCFLVAAAMVPLMRKVAPSRAPPTGAH